The Helianthus annuus cultivar XRQ/B chromosome 15, HanXRQr2.0-SUNRISE, whole genome shotgun sequence genomic sequence CATCATCATCACCATTgtcatcatcttttttttttttttttttttttttttttatgaatttcTCTTCTCAGAATAACAAAATGCTCCTTATTTTATCAATCTTCAGAGAAAGGTGTTAGAAGTTTGATACAGGATGCACAGGTTAGAACTTAGAAGTTTTAGTATATATCATTTACATAGATCACTCACTTAAATAATACATGAATATACTTCATTATTCTAGGTGCCAGTGGCAGCTGTTGTGATTATGGCTTGCAACCGTGCTGATTATCTTGAAAGGACCATTAATTCTATCTTAAAGTATGTTATATGTAAATAACATCTCATTTTATGTTTACCATGAGTTGTTAAACTTCCATGGGCTAATTATATTGCTGTTTTTCATGATTTCCAGATATCATAGTTCTGTTGCAGTGAAATTTCCGATTTTTGTGTCACAGGTATACAAGTATATCTCGTTGTTGGAACTTTAGTTTCAAGATAATATTtgaatattaatattaatactaATATTTTCAGGACGGGTCAAATGCGGATGTTAGAACAAAGGCTATGGGATATGATCAGCTGACCTACATGCAGGTTAATTATATTGGCATTTATTGCTTAAGCAATGATAATTAAATAAATGGTATCTCTGACGGGTCATATGGGTAAACTTGGTTAAATTAGAACAGGTCAAAAGTGCCCCGAAGTGTATTGAAATACGTACAATTCCTTGAATTGCTTTATTAAAAAAATTCGATTggtaattattaaaaaaattccTCATAATCATATCACATTGTGACACGAACCCATTTCGACCTTGTTACTCGACCCGCCCATTTTCCACCTCTAGATCCAATGTGTTGAAATCTATCTCCATTCTCATGCAGCACTTGGATTATGAACCTGTTGTTACTGAGAGGCCTGGGGAGTTAATTGCGTATTACAAGATAGCGCGTAAGGATATTTAAATAATATTCACAGTCACATTTTGCCTCTTTCAGGGAATAAACGTATTGTAAAAATTACCGATTTACCACACCATATTTTCAGGTCACTACAAGTGGGCACTCGATCAGTTGTTTTACAAACATAATTTTGATCGGGTCATCATACTTGAAGGTATGAACTTTAAAGTATATCactttgttttagttttttttttctagaaatTCGAAAACAAAATGCTGACAATAGCTATTCATCGGATACAGATGATATGGAAATCGCTCCTGATTTTTTTGATTACTTTGAGGCTGGAGCCGATCTACTTGATAAAGATAAGTAAGTCATCTTACATGGACTATGATAACAAATGCCATACTCTACTTTTATAAAACTAGAATTAAGCCCCCACGTTGCGACGggggcgtaaaaccgtgccaaACCACCAACACAGAAGTTGTGGCATGTTAACgcgaagaaattagaccgaaacgtaaaacatagaaaagaataactaagttgatctaggatcCGCGCGTTGTGACGAATTTGGCAAACggaaaaaatagacgtaaaaagtcgaatcacacacgcacgttgcgccgtTTTAATTCGCTAAATTTACAACGAAATGTAAagcgaaacgtaaaaacgttgaacgaCACAcacacgttgcgtcgtgttaacccgcaaaatttagaacgaaacataaaacGGAAATTTGTGAAGGATGAAAAGTAcaggggaccaaagttgaaagtaaaaaagttgtgaggttaaattgtaaaagatgaaaagttttgggttaaaagtaaacaaatcaaattttgtgaggttaaattgaaaaagatgaaaagctatgggttaaaagtaaaaacatcattttttttttgaaaaacacttTAAGCTACAACACCATTATGCATATAAAAGTTGATGATTAATACTAtgtagcctagtggcatcttgggggtggcataagactttgggaccaataggtcctgggttcgatatTCCCACAAGGGGgatttttcccatatttattgggtttcctcctgaattggtgtataggcattatgcctggtggagatggatatgatcgggtggttccgctggtggcacgatgatactccagtggtctgtcagtgatccaaatttgccgttcaaaaaaaaaaaaaaaaaaaaaaaactatgtaaATTGTTGAATTTAAGATATCCTCAATTTTGCAatccgtattgttgaaaccatgATAGGTCAATCATGGCCATCTCCTCATGGAACGACAACGGGCAAAAACAATTTGTGCGCGATCCATGTAAGCCTACCTTTATTTAACTAAACTTTTACAAACTTCTTTCTTAATTCTCCAAACACAAACCGGGTGTATCTAATATGCTTAAACACGACATTTTGCAGATACTTTATATCGGTCAGATTTTTTCCCTGGTCTGGGATGGATGCTAACTAAACCTACATGGGATGAGCTTTCTCCAAAGTGGCCAAAAGCATATCCTTTTTTATCAGTTTGTGTTTTGTGGTTCAAACTCAACTTAAAAGATACCTCTTAAATTATTttgtattttctattttttatgtcGAGTGAAAATTTTCTTTGACGAACTATTACTTACTGGGATGACTGGTTAAGATTAAAGGAGAATCACAAAGGGCGACAGTTTATTCGTCCCGAAGTATGCAGAACTTACAATTTTGGGGAGCATGTAGGTATCTTCCATCAGCATTTTGTTTAAGCATGCGGTAATTGCGTTTTTAGTCCAGAAAAAAAGCATcaaatgttttttaaaaaaatgattcAAGGTAACCAACTTTCAAAAAGTTTCAATGTAAGATAATCTGACCTGGGAATCGGTCAAAGGTGATAGCGTGTCACTTTTAACCATGCTGACTTTTTCCTTGACACACATCTGAAAACCATTAAATGAAATGTTTTTTAAACTTCAATGGTTTTTTCTGGccgagtaaaatgccattttcgtccctgaggtttggccagttttgcgactttcgtccaaaggtttgtttttccgcatctggattcaaaaggtttaaaatcttgccaattttatctggctcgttaactccatccatttttctccatcaagtcaggggtatttccgtctttttcgttaacttaaagggcaattcggttttTCTCAAGGGTATgtggtctttttacataaagtgaaaaagaccgaattgccctttaagttaacaaaaaagacggaaataccccctgacttaacggagaaaaatggatggagtttacgagccggatgaaaatggcaagatttcaaaccttttggatctagatgcggaaaaacaaacctgtggacgaaagtcgcaaaactggccaaacctcagggactaaaatggcctTTTACTCTTTCTAGCGTAAATTATGCTGGTTATCAAGAACAGAAGTCAAACCAAAGTTGGTTACTTTTTTACGCATAATCCTTTTTACCATACCTAATACTTTGACAACTTGTTTacatttatctttttttttttttttttttgcagggtTCGAGTTTAGGACAGTTCTTCCAACAATATCTTAAACCTATCAAACTGAACGATGTTCAGGTATCTAACAACTTTTCTGTATCTAATGTGTGTTCTTCGTTATTTATATCACATCATTAAttatttgtgttttttcaaaGGTTGATTGGAAGTCGATCGACTTGAGCTACCTAATGGAGGTACGCTTTTCACAATTAAAAGTCAGTTAATTGACATTTTGAATACGACTtatggtttgtttgtttgtaggATAAGTTTGTGAAGCATTTTGCTGATCTCTTGAAAAATACAAAGCCTCTATTTGGAAACGATCTTGTTTTGAAGACAAATAATGTAAATGGAGACGTGCGTATACATTATACAGATCAatcacattttgaaaacattgcacGCCAATTTGGCATTTTTGAAGAGTGGAAGGTATCACATTTACATGTCAATAAACCTTTTATTCATTTCACCGTTTGTTGAAAATAAGGTCGATAATAAATAATAACTCGGGTTTTACATTTTATATAGGATGGTGTACCAAGGACTGCATATAAGGGCATCGTTGTTTTCCGTTACCAAACCTCAAAGCGTGTATTTCTTGTTGGACCAAATTCGCTTCAACAGTTGGGAATCCAAAACTCCTGAAACATGCACATTTTTCAAGTCTTTACGGTACCAAATTGTTTTTCATCTAAGAATTAGGTAGATATATTTTGTGATTATTCTATTTCATATGACAAACTACGGAAATTTCCACATAGGCACAAGAGATATGATACAGTCATCAAACATTCTTGAATCTAATTGAGATTAAACCAAAATGTCTTTATCTTTGTGGTGCTAACCTTGTAGTatagtcttctttcatgctgctcaAACCTAAAACATGTTCGAATTAAGCTTCCACTGATTTTCTGCCTTTAAACCCCTTGAGGGTCACCGCATTCTGATCTCATTGGTTAGCAAGGTATTGGGCGGATGTCGTGGGTTTATTACCAGTAATTTATTCTTACGGtcaccaacaaaaaaaaaaagaaaaacctgCAAACTAATTCTTATTGAGTCTTGCATAATTACAAGTGAATTGGCATTAGTGTTATGAGATTACCTGTTTTGCATTTGTGGCGATCATGTTCATCCTCAAGGTAACCTCGGAAGTATGTCTAGTTCGATGTGTTTGTGAACGACGAAGACGACAAAGTCAAATTGGCCTTGGTTTGTATAGAGCATCGCTATAACTAGCCATGAACTTTATGAGATGGCTCGATTCAAGTTGTCGTTGGTGATCTTCATCGTCCACAAACACCTCAATCTTGATTTACTTCTATGTATTCGTCGAAGAAGATGGCTGGAATCTAGTTATAGGTTCCAACTTTGTACTACACATGTACTTGCTCCTTGTACAAAACTAACGTGGTACAATCAGAAGACAAAAAAGACATGTCATTAGTTTATCTGGATTGGTATGATCACGGGCATTGTCTGATGACAGTGGCCTATGTATGGGGAGTAGAAAAATAAGGATTGTAGTAACGGTAAGATTCACAAATCTGGGAAATGATTTTGTGTGGAATAATTGGATACCAATAAAAGTGAATTTCTTGGCTTGGAGGTTATCGCTGGaactagacctggcaaacgggtcgggtcgggttatGGGTCAagacgggttcgggtcaaaatgggttcgggtcaaaacgggtcaattaaaaagtgggttgttttggttcgggtcaaaacgggttcgggtcagaacgggtttcgggtcggaacgggtccTGGGTCAGGTTGGTTAAAAATGGTTTCTAAAGAGATTGTACATCAAGGGGCAATtttgttcggttcgaaacggtacgtgtcgaaacggttcgcctcgaaacggttcgggtcgaaacggttcgcatcgaaacggttcgcatcgaaacggttcgcatcgaaacggttcgtttcgaaacggtacgggtcaaaatGGTACTGGttgaaacggtacgcgtcgaaacggttgaACTTCAAACCATCTTTACCGTTAAATCTTCCTATTAAATAACATAATGCTAAATGGTAGCTGATTATCATTCATGTATTGAACCCTCTGATTTCTCGTGCTGTATTCCAATGTTTTAAAGCTTGCTATAAGAATCGTTCACAATGCTAAAGTATCTTGATCTCGTTACAGCAGTACACACGACCCAGCTACTaacaaaaaaaactgaaaaaatcgAACGAAAAGGGCGaccaaaacgaaacaaaaaaccCGAAACTGAACCGAAACGAaacaaaaaaaactgaaaaaatcaAAGGAAAAAAAGCAACTAAAACGAAACAAAAACCGAAAACTGAACCGAAACAAAACAACcaaaatgaaacaaaaaaaaaaaaaactgaaaagattgaaaccgATCCGGAAAAAAACCGAgcaaaacgaaacaaaaaaccGAATCGAAACCGGCCAAAACGAAACAAAAactgaaaaaatcaaaaaacgaACTGAAAAAGCGaccaaaacgaaacaaaaaatCTCAACCGAAACCGAGAATAAccgaccaaaaaaaaaaaaaacccgaacTGAAACACGTCTCGTGCTAAAATCCGCCCCGACTCCAAACTCGTCCCTTGCGAAAACTCATGTTAGCCCGAAACCCGTCCCGTGCGGAAACCCATCCCGTGCGGAAACCCGTGCCGACCCGAAATCCGATCCGAACCAACTATGTTCCGATCCGAAACCCGTCCCAGTCGCCCGAAACTCAATCCAAACCGAacccgttccgatccaaaactTGTCCTGTTTCTTTAGGACACCAACCCACATTGATCCATTTCTTTGAAGTTgtcgacccgttttgacccgaaaataTATGAGATGGAATTTTAAgtgacccattttgacccattgagtgaaaatatcttacccaaaccaacccatataatttaAAAAGCAACCCAAAGTGACCCACTTGAAACCTCTAGCTGGAACGGTTGCCAACGTTGGCTGCGTTAGCACGGAGGAATGTTTGG encodes the following:
- the LOC110911371 gene encoding alpha-1,3-mannosyl-glycoprotein 2-beta-N-acetylglucosaminyltransferase; amino-acid sequence: MGRWSCDFRYLLILVAVAFIYTQVKLFSTQSEYADRVADAVEAENHCRSQMRLLIEQIGTHQENIVGLEEKVKRQEQECERLRAVVQDLEKKGVRSLIQDAQVPVAAVVIMACNRADYLERTINSILKYHSSVAVKFPIFVSQDGSNADVRTKAMGYDQLTYMQHLDYEPVVTERPGELIAYYKIARHYKWALDQLFYKHNFDRVIILEDDMEIAPDFFDYFEAGADLLDKDKSIMAISSWNDNGQKQFVRDPYTLYRSDFFPGLGWMLTKPTWDELSPKWPKAYWDDWLRLKENHKGRQFIRPEVCRTYNFGEHGSSLGQFFQQYLKPIKLNDVQVDWKSIDLSYLMEDKFVKHFADLLKNTKPLFGNDLVLKTNNVNGDVRIHYTDQSHFENIARQFGIFEEWKDGVPRTAYKGIVVFRYQTSKRVFLVGPNSLQQLGIQNS